A section of the Rutidosis leptorrhynchoides isolate AG116_Rl617_1_P2 unplaced genomic scaffold, CSIRO_AGI_Rlap_v1 contig200, whole genome shotgun sequence genome encodes:
- the LOC139881822 gene encoding probable peroxidase 26, which translates to MTSKRVALLAILVVVIFAVTMSLCTAEVEPMDVVPRDNLEWHFYKNHNTCKDVEAYVKHEVELFYNKDKSIAPKLLRLLYSDCFVTGCDASILLDGPDSEKMAPQNRGLGGFVVIDKIKMVLESRCPGVVSCADILHLATRDAVHMAGAPSYPVFTGRRDGMSSRKSSVDLPLPSISIKEAIRYFESKGLNADDLGTLMGGHTMGRTHCSYVEDRLYNFKNTGKPDPAMNQTLLTKLIKQCPRRTKKGQSDPLVYLNPESGSDYKFTSSYYSRVLSHEASLTIDQQLLYNDDTMQITQEFAQSFEDFRKSFAYSVSKMGSIGLLTGKEGEIRRDCRHINK; encoded by the exons atgacaagcaAAAGGGTTGCGTTGCTGGCAATATTGGTGGTGGTTATTTTTGCGGTGACGATGAGCTTGTGTACGGCGGAGGTGGAACCAATGGATGTTGTGCCGAGAGATAACTTAGAGTGGCATTTTTACAAGAATCATAATACTTGTAAAGATGTGGAGGCATACGTGAAGCACGAAGTTGAGCTCTTCTATAATAAAGATAAATCCATTGCTCCCAAGCTCCTCCGCTTGCTCTACTCCGATTGCTTCGTAACG GGTTGTGATGCCTCGATATTGCTAGACGGACCTGATTCGGAGAAAATGGCACCACAAAATAGAGGGCTGGGAGGATTCGTGGTCATCGATAAGATCAAGATGGTCCTTGAAAGTCGATGTCCCGGAGTCGTCTCTTGTGCTGATATCCTACACCTTGCTACCAGGGATGCTGTTCATATG GCGGGTGCTCCATCATATCCTGTATTTACAGGAAGAAGAGACGGCATGTCATCAAGAAAATCGTCGGTTGACCTCCCATTACCATCCATCTCGATCAAGGAAGCAATACGTTACTTCGAATCTAAAGGCTTAAACGCAGACGATTTGGGAACTCTAATGG GAGGGCACACAATGGGAAGAACGCATTGCAGCTATGTTGAGGACAGGCTCTACAATTTCAAGAACACCGGAAAACCAGATCCGGCAATGAACCAGACGTTACTGACCAAACTAATTAAGCAATGTCCACGAAGAACAAAGAAGGGTCAATCTGACCCACTCGTGTATTTAAACCCTGAATCCGGTTCAGATTACAAGTTTACCAGCTCTTACTATTCCAGAGTTCTATCTCATGAAGCTTCTCTTACCATTGATCAGCAGCTACTCTACAATGACGACACAATGCAAATCACACAAGAATTTGCGCAAAGTTTCGAAGATTtcaggaaatcatttgcttattccGTCAGCAAAATGGGAAGTATTGGTTTGTTAACCGGAAAGGAAGGAGAGATCCGTCGAGATTGTcggcatataaataaataa
- the LOC139881823 gene encoding uncharacterized protein has translation MSCWRYGFASSSSSRFRFPANYHRRHVSMIGRFNETLVRFYSPGFQQHSVSVRDSRHNNNKYSFCTLDEAVSVFDSMISMNPQPSIGKFNKLLGAIVRMKHYVSAVSMYKKITTLSVVSPDIFTLNILINCHCRLGQVSSGFSVLGNILKLGFQPTVITFSTLINGMCKQGNVTEAARFFDDMVKQGYEPNLITYNTIVNGLCQMGNIHVATKLFREIIKRGLEPNVISFNTLISGMCKKGHISEAVKLFDDMVKRGNQPDLITYNIIVNGLCKIGDVDKAIKLLGKMWEGGFEPDVVAYNTIIDGLCKHKQLNEAFDLLDEMRSKDITPDVVTYNILIDGGCKHSKWEEVKSLLNEMVTLNIKQDKQTFNILVDAYCKEGKVFEAKAIVETMIEHGQKPDVVTFNAVIDGHCLRGQMKEAKKVFHFMTSEGISPNIITYSILINGYCKSNMIDDAMRLFDEMSKVRLFPNTVTFTTLLGGLLQAGRVVSAKEIFSKMYASGLLPDMITCRTLLDGFMKNRILDEAMELFTSIQDNGLSPDIDCFNIVINGLIKSGKLKAANDIFFSLSSKGMHPDVYTYNTMIQGLCGEGLLSEAYDLFREMEENGCSADSCCYNIIIRGCIRNKDIVKAMELLREACDRGFSADYTTAEMIIKLLSDTGLDKKSKEAVFPLAALLIRYEILQKGYLQKHCVESIQSLVEQNLQNGLTKPSPEFDTSTLCRHERGVSSVIVEYLRAENGSGGVVEAESRKLPTSKYNRGGPTTKQPMESSDLGKAPHGVARNIHEEDEAARAYDAAALHCPGCDAVTNFKTKPPSEIELGFLNCHSKAEIVDILRKHHAPLLHTRRHHAELHLRPAFIDGLCKDMQLKEAFDLFAEMKRKCITPNVVTYNSLTDGACKQSNWEEVKSLLNEMVTLNIKLDEQTFNILVDAHCKEGMVSEAEAIVETMIDHGQKPGID, from the exons ATGAGCTGCTGGAGATATGGctttgcttcttcttcttcttcaagatTCCGATTTCCGGCTAATTATCATCGGCGACATGTCTCAATGATCGGTAGATTCAACGAAACTTTGGTAAGATTCTATTCTCCTGGATTCCAACAACATTCTGTCTCTGTTAGGGATTCTAGACACAACAACAACAAGTACAGTTTCTGTACACTCGATGAAGCTGTTTCTGTGTTTGATTCTATGATCTCTATGAACCCTCAACCCTCCATTGGCAAATTCAATAAATTATTGGGCGCAATTGTCAGGATGAAGCATTATGTGTCTGCTGTTTCTATGTATAAGAAGATTACTACTTTGTCTGTCGTTTCTCCCGACATTTTCACGCTGAACATCTTAATCAATTGTCATTGTCGCCTGGGCCAGGTCAGCTCTGGTTTCTCTGTCTTGGGAAACATTCTCAAACTTGGTTTTCAACCTACTGTTATCACCTTTAGTACTTTGATTAACGGAATGTGCAAGCAGGGCAATGTCACTGAAGCTGCCAGATTCTTCGATGACATGGTCAAGCAAGGTTATGAGCCcaacttgatcacttacaacacaATTGTAAATGGTTTGTGTCAAATGGGAAATATTCATGTAGCTACTAAATTGTTTCGAGAGATAATTAAAAGGGGTTTGGAGCCTAATGTAATATCATTCAACACGTTGATAAGTGGAATGTGCAAAAAAGGTCACATCTCCGAAGCTGTTAAATTGTTCGATGATATGGTCAAGAGAGGTAATCAACCTGATTTAATTACTTACAACATTATTGTAAATGGATTGTGCAAGATAGGAGATGTTGATAAGGCTATTAAATTGTTAGGAAAGATGTGGGAAGGAGGTTTCGAGCCTGATGTAGTGGCATATAACACTATTATTGATGGGTTGTGTAAGCATAAGCAATTGAATGAAGCTTTTGATCTTCTTGATGAGATGAGGAGCAAAGACATTACGCCTGATGTAGTCACGTACAATATATTAATCGATGGTGGATGCAAGCATAGCAAATGGGAAGAAGTTAAAAGTTTGTTGAATGAAATGGTTACTCTAAATATCAAGCAAGATAAACAAACATTCAACATATTGGTCGATGCATATTGTAAAGAAGGAAAGGTTTTTGAGGCAAAGGCAATTGTCGAAACGATGATTGAACATGGTCAGAAGCCCGACGTTGTTACTTTCAATGCGGTGATTGATGGGCATTGCTTACGAGGCCAAATGAAGGAAGCCAAAAAAGTTTTTCATTTTATGACTTCCGAGGGCATTTCTCCTAATATTATTACTTATAGCATCTTGATAAATGGATATTGCAAATCTAACATGATAGATGACGCAATGAGACTTTTTGATGAGATGTCTAAGGTAAGGTTGTTTCCGAATACTGTTACTTTCACAACTCTTTTAGGAGGCTTGTTGCAGGCAGGGAGAGTTGTTTCAGCGAAAGAGATTTTCAGCAAGATGTATGCTTCTGGTCTACTTCCAGACATGATTACTTGCAGAACTTTGTTAGATGGTTTTATGAAAAATAGAATTTTAGACGAGGCAATGGAGTTGTTTACATCAATTCAAGACAATGGCTTATCTCCTGATATTGATTGCTTTAATATTGTCATCAACGGTTTGATCAAGTCCGGTAAACTTAAAGCTGCAAATGATATTTTCTTCAGTCTTAGCTCTAAAGGGATGCATCCAGATGTGTATACATATAATACTATGATACAAGGACTGTGCGGGGAAGGACTTTTAAGCGAAGCATATGATTTATTTAGAGAAATGGAGGAAAATGGTTGCTCTGCAGACAGTtgttgttataatataataatcagGGGCTGCATTCGAAACAAAGATATTGTAAAGGCGATGGAACTTCTTCGAGAAGCATGTGATAGGGGTTTTTCTGCAGACTATACCACAGCGGAAATGATAATAAAACTGTTATCTGATACTGGTTTAGATAAAAAGAGCAAAGAAGCAG TATTTCCTTTGGCTGCATTGTTGATCAGATATGAGATTCTCCAGAAAGGATATCTGCAAAAACATTGTGTGGAGAGCATTCAAAGTCTTGTGGAGCA AAACCTACAAAATGGATTGACTAAACCATCACCGGAATTCGACACTTCCACCCTCTGCCGCCACGAAAGAGGTGTTAGCAGCGTGATAGTCGAGTATCTCCGCGCCGAAAACGGCAGCGGGGGTGTTGTCGAAGCCGAATCACGGAAGCTCCCTACTTCAAAATACAACAGGGGTGGTCCCACCACCAAACAGCCGATGGAGAGCTCAGATTTAGGAAAAGCACCACATGGTGTGGCTCGGAACATTCACGAGGAAGATGAAGCCGCCAGAGCTTACGACGCCGCCGCCCTCCACTGTCCCGGCTGTGACGCCGTCACAAACTTTAAAACCAAACCGCCGTCGGAGATCGAGTTGGGTTTTCTTAACTGCCATTCGAAAGCTGAGATTGTTGATATATTGAGAAAGCATCACGCTCCGTTACTCCACACCCGTCGCCACCACGCCGAGCTTCATCTCCGTCC CGCTTTCATTGATGGTTTGTGTAAGGATATGCAACTGAAGGAGGCATTTGATCTATTTGCTGAAATGAAGAGAAAATGCATTACACCTAATGTAGTCACTTATAACTCTTTAACGGATGGTGCATGCAAACAGAGCAACTGGGAAGAAGTTAAAAGTCTGTTGAATGAAATGGTTACTCTGAATATCAAGCTAGATGAACAGACATTCAACATATTGGTTGATGCACACTGTAAAGAGGGAATGGTTTCAGAGGCAGAGGCAATTGTCGAAACCATGATTGATCATGGTCAGAAGCCCGGCATTGATTGA
- the LOC139881824 gene encoding LOW QUALITY PROTEIN: protein SHORT-ROOT-like (The sequence of the model RefSeq protein was modified relative to this genomic sequence to represent the inferred CDS: inserted 2 bases in 2 codons) has protein sequence MQTARNNQSTSRSTSDSGEPCASSTTGNRWASGLLRECARAISDKDSSKIHHLLWMINELASPYGDIDQKLASYFLQALFCXATESGQRCYKSLTAVTEKSQSFDSARKLXLKFQEVSPWTTFGHVASNGAILEALDGETKLHIIDISNTLCTQWPTLFESLATRNDETPHLKLTVVITSNIVLKSVMKEIGQRMEKFARLMGVPFELNVISELNHLGELTKERLGVKEDEAIAINCIGALKRVGVEEREGFIRMFRSLNPKIVTVVEDEADFSSSRHDFVKCFEECLRFYTLYFEMLEESFSLTSNERLMLERECSRSIVRVLACEEEQGVDGEDQGGGECERRERGSQWSERLKESFSPLRFSDDCIDDVKALLKRYKAGWGLGDHDPSKNNNNIISSSGIYLTWKEEPVVWASAWKP, from the exons ATGCAAACCGCCAGAAACAACCAATCAACCAGCCGGTCAACATCTGATTCTGGCGAACCTTGCGCATCCTCCACGACAGGCAATAGATGGGCATCGGGGCTACTTCGAGAGTGTGCTAGAGCCATATCTGACAAGGACTCTAGCAAAATTCACCATCTTCTTTGGATGATAAATGAGCTAGCTTCACCTTATGGAGATATTGATCAGAAATTAGCATCTTACTTCTTACAAGCCCTTTTTT AGGCAACGGAATCAGGCCAGAGATGCTACAAATCCCTGACTGCCGTCACAGAAAAGAGCCAATCCTTTGATTCAGCCAGGAAAT ATTTGAAGTTCCAAGAGGTTAGTCCTTGGACAACTTTTGGTCATGTAGCTTCTAATGGTGCAATTTTGGAAGCATTAGATGGAGAAACTAAACTTCATATTATTGATATAAGCAACACACTTTGTACTCAATGGCCTACATTGTTTGAATCTTTGGCTACTAGAAATGATGAGACTCCTCATCTAAAACTCACCGTTGTCATAACATCTAATATAGTACTAAAATCAGTCATGAAGGAAATAGGTCAGAGAATGGAGAAATTTGCTAGGTTAATGGGGGTACCATTTGAACTCAATGTAATAAGTGAGTTAAATCACTTGGGAGAGCTTACAAAAGAAAGACTTGGTGTGAAAGAAGATGAAGCTATCGCTATAAATTGCATAGGCGCTTTAAAAAGGGTTGGCGTAGAAGAAAGAGAAGGCTTCATTAGAATGTTCCGATCATTAAACCCTAAAATCGTAACGGTTGTCGAAGATGAAGCTGATTTCTCTAGCTCAAGACATGACTTTGTCAAGTGCTTTGAAGAGTGTCTTAGATTCTACACATTGTATTTTGAGATGCTTGAGGAGAGCTTCTCACTGACAAGCAATGAGAGGTTAATGCTTGAGAGAGAGTGTTCAAGGAGCATAGTTAGGGTTTTAGCATGTGAAGAAGAACAAGGAGTAGACGGCGAAGATCAAGGAGGGGGTGAATGTGAGAGAAGAGAGAGAGGAAGCCAATGGAGTGAGAGACTCAAAGAATCATTTTCTCCACTTAGGTTTAGTGATGATTGTATTGATGATGTAAAAGCTTTGCTTAAGAGATATAAAGCTGGTTGGGGTTTAGGAGATCATGATCCTAGCAAGAATAACAACAACATAATTTCTTCATCAGGAATTTATTTAACATGGAAAGAAGAACCTGTTGTGTGGGCTTCAGCTTGGAAACCCTAG
- the LOC139881825 gene encoding uncharacterized protein, with the protein MANLTPGVLLKLLQHMNTDVKVAGEHRSSLLQVVSIVPALAGGELFPNQGFYLKVSDSSHATYVSLPDEHDDLILSDKIQLGQFIHVERLESASPVPILRGVRPIPGRHPCVGSPEDIVATHSLGFLNNGNGSSCSSTTSFSKANEKEKPRLNVSVKNDHLDKKSPILTRSKSQLSKLALNVDVKRESLGKLKSGLNSRSIPSSPTSCYSLPTSFEKFSSGVKQQGKIKTAKVGAMEKASSVRGLSPGKKVPAIKALVQGIEFGTKALRKSWEGNIEVKSRGSPKMKLNKHDLKPDPRSFSAPRKSTSSDKFSSKEENKAHISGKSSKEENKVQSSSKKLTANGDLDDQEKPNKPRNTSGKKSSGESNNGLPGNLVKVSINSRKLTDGSISWAALPSSLAKLGKEVMRHRDAAQIAAIEAMQEASAAESLLRCLSMYSDLSASAKEDNPQPAVEQFLNLHTCLNNARSVADSLSKINWVDSSPDREDSPSEEQLKLTSERRKQAAVWVQAALSTNLSSFSVLSSGQTQKSISVNQPMLLLENSTKKPQGKTRPTIGSKLVATGAIRRAGDGLLSNGQKGTVVQPTPPPPEWFKGNGLEEAVNLAEILRTESQSWFLGFVEKFLDADVEVSSLSDNGQIAGMLTQLKSVNDWLDEIGKDEDETSSHVSAETIDRLRKKIYEYLLTHVESAAAALGSGGSQSFAQIPITTKVKR; encoded by the exons ATGGCGAATCTTACACCAGGTGTCCTTTTGAAGCTTTTACAACACATGAACACAGATGTTAAAGTTGCTGGTGAGCACAGGTCATCTCTATTGCAAGTTGTGAGCATAGTTCCAGCTTTGGCTGGAGGTGAGTTATTCCCTAATCAAGGATTTTATCTTAAAGTATCAGATTCATCACATGCCACGTATGTTTCGTTACCTGATGAGCATGATGATTTAATTCTAAGTGATAAGATCCAATTAGGCCAATTTATTCATGTTGAAAGGCTTGAATCTGCTTCACCTGTTCCGATTTTACGCGGTGTTAGGCCGATTCCTGGTAGACACCCTTGTGTAGGGAGCCCTGAAGATATTGTGGCAACTCATtccttagggtttcttaataatgGCAATGGTTCTTcttgttcatcgacgacatctttTTCAAAGGCTAATGAAAAGGAGAAGCCTAGATTGAATGTTAGTGTTAAGAATGATCATTTGGATAAGAAAAGTCCGATATTGACTCGATCAAAGTCTCAGTTATCGAAATTGGCTTTGAATGTGGATGTTAAGAGAGAATCATTGGGGAAATtgaagtcagggttgaattccaggTCGATTCCTTCTTCACCGACTAGCTGTTATTCATTGCCCACTTCGTTCGAAAAGTTTTCCTCTGGGGTCAAGCAGCAGGGAAAAATCAAAACAGCTAAGGTGGGAGCAATGGAGAAGGCGAGTTCCGTTCGTGGGTTGAGTCCTGGAAAGAAAGTACCGGCCATCAAGGCTCTGGTTCAGGGAATTGAGTTTGGGACTAAGGCTTTAAGGAAGAGTTGGGAAGGAAATATCGAAGTGAAGAGCAGGGGCAGTCCAAAAATGAAGCTTAATAAACATGATCTGAAGCCTGACCCTCGGAGTTTTTCT GCTCCTAGAAAAAGTACATCAAGTGACAAGTTTTCATCTAAAGAAGAGAATAAGGCTCACATATCTGGAAAGTCGTCTAAAGAGGAAAATAAAGTTCAATCATCTTCAAAGAAACTTACAGCTAATGGGGATTTGGATGATCAAGAGAAGCCAAACAAACCTAGAAACACTTCGGGAAAGAAGTCTTCAGGTGAATCGAATAATGGACTCCCAGGAAATCTGGTCAAGGTTTCTATTAATAGTAGGAAATTGACTGATGGAAGCATCTCATGGGCTGCATTACCCTCGTCTCTGGCCAAGCTTGGAAAG GAAGTCATGAGGCATAGAGATGCTGCACAAATTGCGGCAATCGAGGCTATGCAAGAGGCCTCTGCCGCCGAGAGCCTATTACGGTGTCTAAG CATGTATTCAGACCTATCTGCTTCTGCCAAGGAAGATAATCCACAACCAGCTGTGGAGCAGTTTCTAAACCTTCATACGTGCTTGAACAATGCTCGATCTGTTGCCGACTCTCTTTCAAAAATTAATTGGGTCGACTCATCCCCAGATCGTGAAGACTCTCCTTCAGAAGAACAATTAAAACTAACATCAGAGAGACGAAAACAAGCAGCTGTATGGGTCCAAGCAGCTCTATCCACCAATCTTTCATCCTTCTCTGTGTTAT CATCTGGTCAAACTCAAAAGAGTATATCTGTCAATCAACCCATGTTACTCTTGGAAAATTCAACCAAGAAACCTCAAGGGAAGACCCGTCCAACAATCGGTTCTAAGCTGGTGGCTACCGGAGCCATAAGGAGAGCAGGAGATGGGCTACTGAGTAATGGTCAAAAGGGTACAGTCGTCcaaccaacaccaccaccacctgagtGGTTCAAAGGGAACGGTCTCGAAGAGGCGGTCAACTTGGCGGAGATATTAAGAACAGAGTCCCAAAGTTGGTTCCTGGGATTTGTGGAGAAATTCTTGGATGCTGACGTTGAAGTATCATCTTTGAGCGATAATGGCCAGATAGCTGGGATGTTGACTCAGCTCAAGAGTGTAAATGACTGGTTAGACGAGATTGGTAAGGATGAAGATGAGACGTCCTCGCATGTTTCGGCAGAGACAATCGACAGGCTAAGAAAGAAGATTTACGAGTACCTTCTTACGCACGTCGAATCTGCTGCGGCTGCACTCGGCAGTGGAGGATCACAATCTTTCGCCCAAATTCCGATTACGACGAAAGTGAAAAGGTAG